A genomic stretch from Sander vitreus isolate 19-12246 chromosome 17, sanVit1, whole genome shotgun sequence includes:
- the cutc gene encoding copper homeostasis protein cutC homolog isoform X1, giving the protein MAETFLMEACVDSVESAVNAERGGAGRLELCSSLLEGGLTPSQGLLQVVKQNVKIPVYVMIRPRGGDFLYSDQEVEVMRKDIELMKSHGADGLVLGALTEDGQVDAELCMELLAAARPLPITFHRAFDMVNDPVVALETLISLGFQRLLTSGCDNSALEGLPLIKRLIEQAKGRIAIMPGGGINERNLQRILEGSGAEEFHCSARSSRDSAMKFRNTCVTMGATFSAPEYGLKVADVRKVRTLNAIARNTM; this is encoded by the exons ATGGCAGAGACTTTTTTAATGGAGGCGTGTGTGGACTCCGTGGAGTCTGCTGTCAATGCTGAACGAGGAG GTGCAGGTCGACTTGAACTGTGTTCTAGTCTTCTGGAGGGAGGACTCACTCCCAGTCAAG GTCTGTTGCAGGTTGTGAAGCAGAATGTCAAAATTCCAGTCTACGTGATGATAAGGCCTCGTGGGGGGGACTTCCTGTACTCAGACCAGGAAGTGGAAGTGATGAGGAAGGACATAGAGCTGATGAAGAGCCACGGGGCCGACGGACTAGTGTTGGGAGCCCTGACAGAGGATGGACAGGTGGACGCGGAGCTCTGTATGGAGTTACTGG CTGCTGCTCGACCTTTGCCTATCACCTTCCACCGAG CTTTTGACATGGTTAATGACCCAGTGGTTGCTCTGGAGACACTGATATCATTAGGGTTCCAGCGTCTGTTGACAAGTGGCTGTGACAATTCTGCTTTGGAGGGACTCCCTCTCATTAAACGGCTCATTGAACAA GCTAAAGGGAGAATTGCCATCATGCCag GAGGGGGTATTAATGAGAGGAACCTGCAGAGAATTTTAGAGGGGTCGGGAGCTGAAGAGTTTCACTGCTCAGCCCGCTCCAGTAGGGATTCTGCCATGAAGTTCAG GAACACCTGTGTGACGATGGGAGCTACTTTCTCAGCACCTGAGTATGGCCTGAAGGTGGCAGATGTGAGAAAGGTCCGCACTCTTAATGCAATAGCCAGAAATAC
- the cutc gene encoding copper homeostasis protein cutC homolog isoform X2 → MAETFLMEACVDSVESAVNAERGGLLQVVKQNVKIPVYVMIRPRGGDFLYSDQEVEVMRKDIELMKSHGADGLVLGALTEDGQVDAELCMELLAAARPLPITFHRAFDMVNDPVVALETLISLGFQRLLTSGCDNSALEGLPLIKRLIEQAKGRIAIMPGGGINERNLQRILEGSGAEEFHCSARSSRDSAMKFRNTCVTMGATFSAPEYGLKVADVRKVRTLNAIARNTM, encoded by the exons ATGGCAGAGACTTTTTTAATGGAGGCGTGTGTGGACTCCGTGGAGTCTGCTGTCAATGCTGAACGAGGAG GTCTGTTGCAGGTTGTGAAGCAGAATGTCAAAATTCCAGTCTACGTGATGATAAGGCCTCGTGGGGGGGACTTCCTGTACTCAGACCAGGAAGTGGAAGTGATGAGGAAGGACATAGAGCTGATGAAGAGCCACGGGGCCGACGGACTAGTGTTGGGAGCCCTGACAGAGGATGGACAGGTGGACGCGGAGCTCTGTATGGAGTTACTGG CTGCTGCTCGACCTTTGCCTATCACCTTCCACCGAG CTTTTGACATGGTTAATGACCCAGTGGTTGCTCTGGAGACACTGATATCATTAGGGTTCCAGCGTCTGTTGACAAGTGGCTGTGACAATTCTGCTTTGGAGGGACTCCCTCTCATTAAACGGCTCATTGAACAA GCTAAAGGGAGAATTGCCATCATGCCag GAGGGGGTATTAATGAGAGGAACCTGCAGAGAATTTTAGAGGGGTCGGGAGCTGAAGAGTTTCACTGCTCAGCCCGCTCCAGTAGGGATTCTGCCATGAAGTTCAG GAACACCTGTGTGACGATGGGAGCTACTTTCTCAGCACCTGAGTATGGCCTGAAGGTGGCAGATGTGAGAAAGGTCCGCACTCTTAATGCAATAGCCAGAAATAC
- the cox15 gene encoding heme A synthase COX15, with protein MFLSSIRTTIFCGGRNAGKGFQHSSRSPQLRQWLVKRGQSTFTAEAGSSSTPAAATVPNAASNRIVGRWLLGCSGLVVGAIVLGGVTRLTESGLSMVDWHLVREMRPPQSQAEWEAEFSKYQQFPEFKIMNHDMTLPEFKFIFYMEWGHRMWGRLVGLAYILPTIYFWRKGYFTRSMKGKVLGLCGFVFFQGLLGWYMVKSGLEEKPESHDIPRVSQYRLSAHLGSALLLYCASLWTGLTLLLPAQKVAETKRLMQLRRFAKGTGGLVFLTALSGAFVAGLDAGLVYNSFPKMGDRWIPDDLLAFSPSLKNIFENPTTVQFDHRILAISSLTAITGLYLFSRRMVLPRRAKIAISLLTAMAFGQVALGISTLLLYVPTPLAATHQSGSVALLSLAIWVLAELRKMPK; from the exons atgtttctctcttcaatACGTACAACCATTTTTTGCGGTGGCAGAAATGCTGGCAAGGGATTTCAACACAGCAGT CGGAGTCCACAGCTGCGACAATGGCTTGTGAAGAGAGGTCAGAGCACTTTCACAGCGGAGGCAGGGTCCTCCTCCACCCCGGCAGCAGCTACTGTCCCCAACGCTGCCTCAAATCGCATAGTAGGACGCTGGTTACTCGGCTGCAGCGGGCTGGTGGTTGGGGCTATTGTCTTGGGTGGTGTCACAAG GCTAACAGAATCTGGGCTTTCCATGGTTGACTGGCATCTAGTGAGAGAGATGAGGCCACCTCAGTCCCAAGCAGAGTGGGAGGCTGAGTTTTCCAAGTACCAACAGTTTCCTGAATTCAAAAT AATGAACCATGACATGACGCTGCCAGAGTTTAAGTTCATCTTCTACATGGAGTGGGGTCATCGTATGTGGGGAAGGCTGGTTGGACTTGCATACATCCTCCCTACCATTTACTTCTGGAGGAAAGGATACTTCACTCGCTCCATGAAGGGAAAAGTGCTTGGGCTTTGTggatttgttttcttccag GGCCTTTTGGGGTGGTACATGGTAAAAAGCGGTCTGGAGGAGAAGCCTGAGTCTCATGACATCCCGCGGGTCAGCCAGTATCGTCTGAGTGCTCACCTTGGTTCTGCCTTGTTGCTTTACTGCGCCAGTCTCTGGACAGGGCTcactctgctgctgcctgcACAAAAG GTGGCAGAAACCAAACGTCTCATGCAGCTTAGGAGGTTTGCCAAGGGTACTGGTGGACTCGTCTTCCTTACTGCTCTTTCAG GTGCTTTTGTTGCTGGTTTGGATGCTGGGCTGGTGTATAACTCCTTCCCTAAGATGGGAGATCGGTGGATCCCAGATGATCTTCTGGCATTCTCTCCAAGCCTCAAGAACATCTTTGAAAATCCCACAACTGTGCAGTTTGACCACAGAATTTTG gcaATCTCGTCTTTGACCGCAATTACAGGCCTCTATCTGTTCTCAAGGAGGATGGTGCTTCCCAGGAGGGCTAAGATCGCCATCAGCCTCCTCACAGCAATGGCATTTGGACAG GTTGCCCTCGGTATCAGCACCCTGTTACTGTATGTGCCCACTCCACTGGCAGCAACTCACCAGTCTGGCTCTGTGGCTCTTCTCTCACTGGCCATTTGGGTTCTGGCAGAGCTCCGCAAGATGCCCAAGTAA
- the LOC144532251 gene encoding A-type potassium channel modulatory protein KCNIP2 has product MDKLQEQTKFTKKELQVLYRGFKNECPSGAVNEENFKTIYSQFFPQGDSSMYAHFLFEAFDTNKNGSVSFEDFVFGLSIILRGTINDRLNWAFNLYDLNKDGCITKEEMLDIMKSIYDMMGKYTYPTMQDDVPREHVESFFQKMDRNKDGVVTIEEFIESCKKDENIMQSMQLFDNVI; this is encoded by the exons ATGGACAAGCTGCAAGAGCAGACTAAGTTCACCAAGAAGGAACTGCAAGTCCTCTACAGGGGCTTCAAAAAT GAGTGTCCAAGTGGTGCAGTGAATGAGGAGAACTTTAAGACCATTTACTCCCAGTTCTTTCCACAGGGAG ATTCAAGTATGTATGCACATTTCCTGTTTGAAGCCTTCGACACTAACAAGAACGGCTCAGTTAGTTTCGAG GACTTTGTATTTGGTCTGTCTATCATCCTGAGAGGGACTATTAATGACCGGTTAAACTGGGCGTTCAACCTCTATGACctaaacaaagatggctgcatCACCAAagag GAGATGTTGGACATCATGAAGTCCATCTATGACATGATGGGGAAGTACACATACCCCACTATGCAGGACGATGTTCCAAGAGAACACGTGGAGAGCTTCTTCCAG AAAATGGACCGGAATAAAGACGGGGTGGTCACCATAGAAGAGTTCATCGAGTCATGCAAAAAG GATGAGAACATCATGCAGTCCATGCAGCTGTTTGACAACGTCATCTAA